A window of Pullulanibacillus sp. KACC 23026 genomic DNA:
TTTCATCATTGAAAGTTAGTTGAAAAACATCCGGATTAGTTAAAGCTTTCCAGTCTTCGAAGCCTTTATCAGGATCAAAGTGCTTCAGGATTAAGGCAATTAGATTACCGTGAGAGACTAAAACCCCTGATTTATATGACGAGGAGAGAAATTCGTTAACGACCTCAATTCCTCTCTCAGTGGCGTTTCGACTCGATTCACCGCCATCCAGACAAAGGTCAATGTCCGTAAAGCTCTCCTCCAACAGCTTGAGCCAATCTGGAAGCTCTCTATTAGAGAGAACGCGCTCTCTTAAACGATCATCAAATTGAATGGTGATATTGAGGCGGTCCGCTAAAGGCTGAACCGTTTGACGAGCCCGCTCGAATGGGCTTGCGATCAAGCAATCGATTCGGTGCTCCTCCAAAAAATCAGCTAGCGCCTCCGCTTGCTTCCTACCTTTTTCCGTTAAATTGGCTTCAGGAGGCTGCCCCTCTGCCTGGCAATGTCTAACAAGATAGATAGTTTTCATTTTAACAGTTCCTCTCCGCTAACTTACAAATGCAGGGGTGGTTCGTCTAGTTAACTCTCTACTTTCATAGTCACACCGTCCACTTTTTTGTAAATCCGCTTTTTGTTAATCTCAACTTTCCGTTTAATTTCTGAGTCGAGGTCATATCCAAGAATTTCCGCAAGCCCATAGAGATAGATAGCAACATCTGCCAGCTCTTCTCCTAAAGAAGGGAGCTTTTTCCGATAGGCCTCAAAGGCTTCCGCTAGTTCTCCTTGGGTTAAGCAAAATTCAAGCTCAACATTCGTCACATTAAAGCCTTTTTCAATTTTATTTTCATAGATTTGTTTTTGAATCGGTTTTAAGTTCTCCATCGTTCTCTCCCTTAATATAATTGCAGAAATACTATAAACGTTGATCATCAACAGAGATGAGAAGTCATATAGCTGCCGGACCTAGCTAAAAAATTATAGCTTCGCACCGAATGAGCTAACTCCCATTAGGAGCTGGTTGCCAAATGCCTTTAGCCACTCGTTTTATCGATTATCGTTAATAGGTACTTTCAATGGCTTTCACACGGTCATAAAGGTATTGATTGGTCGGAGTCAAGATGCCATGTTTTTTTGCCAATGTAAGGACAGTGCCAGCGAACAAGTCGACTTCAGATTTCCTTTTGGCATCCACGTCCTGAGCCATTGAAGGTTTTCCAGTTGGGTT
This region includes:
- a CDS encoding histidine phosphatase family protein, coding for MKTIYLVRHCQAEGQPPEANLTEKGRKQAEALADFLEEHRIDCLIASPFERARQTVQPLADRLNITIQFDDRLRERVLSNRELPDWLKLLEESFTDIDLCLDGGESSRNATERGIEVVNEFLSSSYKSGVLVSHGNLIALILKHFDPDKGFEDWKALTNPDVFQLTFNDETAHPNCQRIWDERI
- a CDS encoding MazG-like family protein, whose amino-acid sequence is MENLKPIQKQIYENKIEKGFNVTNVELEFCLTQGELAEAFEAYRKKLPSLGEELADVAIYLYGLAEILGYDLDSEIKRKVEINKKRIYKKVDGVTMKVES